The following proteins are co-located in the Vibrio astriarenae genome:
- a CDS encoding AAA family ATPase produces the protein MSKIYFICGFIGAGKSTYAAKLTRDINAFCFTPDEWMIPLFGEHMEREVFDARMSALTSLFDQSAERLLELGVPVVFDYGYWNREKRDQARAWAKQRGVDYEMVYLNVDFETCKSRAFARNDVRGEKSYEMTPDMLELFWSWFEAPEKDEECTWV, from the coding sequence ATGAGCAAAATTTATTTTATCTGTGGTTTTATTGGCGCCGGAAAGTCGACCTATGCGGCTAAGTTGACTCGAGACATTAATGCGTTTTGCTTTACCCCAGATGAGTGGATGATCCCACTATTTGGCGAGCACATGGAACGAGAAGTGTTCGATGCGAGAATGTCAGCATTAACCAGTTTGTTTGATCAGTCTGCTGAACGACTATTGGAGTTGGGCGTTCCTGTGGTGTTCGATTATGGATATTGGAACCGCGAAAAGCGCGATCAGGCGAGGGCATGGGCTAAACAAAGAGGGGTAGACTATGAAATGGTCTATCTCAATGTTGATTTTGAAACATGCAAGTCACGCGCTTTTGCTCGCAACGATGTTCGCGGAGAAAAGTCCTATGAGATGACCCCTGATATGCTAGAACTGTTTTGGTCATGGTTTGAAGCACCAGAGAAAGATGAAGAGTGCACTTGGGTTTAA
- a CDS encoding GNAT family N-acetyltransferase encodes MIVENVLPEHYAEMLDVWENSVRATHDFITEEDIEFFKPIIIEQAFPAVTLKCVKDESGSIVGFVGVHEAKVEMLFISSEARGRGVGKVLLRYAIQQLGAMEVDVNEQNPQAAGFYKHMGFKVVSRSPIDDMGKPFPILHMTL; translated from the coding sequence ATGATTGTAGAAAATGTGCTTCCTGAACATTACGCAGAAATGCTGGATGTTTGGGAAAATTCGGTCCGAGCAACTCATGACTTCATAACAGAAGAAGATATAGAGTTTTTTAAACCCATTATCATTGAGCAGGCCTTCCCAGCTGTCACGCTAAAATGCGTAAAAGATGAAAGCGGTTCGATCGTTGGTTTCGTGGGAGTTCACGAGGCAAAAGTTGAAATGCTGTTCATCTCAAGTGAGGCAAGAGGAAGAGGTGTAGGCAAAGTGCTGTTGAGATATGCTATCCAGCAGTTAGGCGCAATGGAGGTCGATGTAAACGAACAAAACCCGCAAGCAGCTGGTTTTTACAAACATATGGGTTTTAAAGTCGTTTCTCGTTCACCCATTGATGATATGGGAAAACCCTTTCCAATTCTGCATATGACACTATAA